A window of the Mesotoga prima MesG1.Ag.4.2 genome harbors these coding sequences:
- a CDS encoding toxin-antitoxin system TumE family protein: MQKILKFVEKSLLVKDFKVHDFKTGKEFAYIKLEILFKDSSKVHLREFVSSTQRKYSFHWIVDTRIEIRWDNSPHHKSITTYPHHVHVNQDVYPSECSDPVKILRWIESLLISKEELTPEIILHEIRKLR, from the coding sequence ATGCAGAAGATATTGAAGTTCGTTGAAAAGTCTTTGCTTGTCAAGGATTTCAAGGTTCACGATTTCAAAACCGGTAAGGAATTTGCATACATCAAGCTGGAAATTCTGTTCAAGGACTCTTCAAAGGTTCACCTCAGGGAATTTGTGAGTTCTACGCAGCGGAAGTATTCTTTCCATTGGATTGTAGACACTCGCATTGAGATACGTTGGGATAACTCTCCCCATCACAAAAGTATCACAACATACCCGCATCACGTTCACGTTAACCAAGATGTTTATCCTTCCGAATGCTCTGATCCTGTGAAGATATTACGGTGGATCGAGAGCTTGCTGATAAGCAAAGAAGAACTAACACCTGAAATCATCCTTCACGAAATTCGAAAACTTCGCTAA